A region of Antedon mediterranea chromosome 8, ecAntMedi1.1, whole genome shotgun sequence DNA encodes the following proteins:
- the LOC140056588 gene encoding transcription initiation factor TFIID subunit 4-like, producing the protein MAGTTSLELEDILSSEVDESAVRSLVGSLESQLASSSTIPSGTVATETAGRNNHANITLSTSANNMQPVQPATTTIQNSHSTGAKEVVSGHVFPNKTVVSIAPIQVSSPQVSTPGVVVSTENKPVQKTTVPTTCVRIITLPTSGGGTVLASENSIATVNLSDSAKNIMRPSRTTQAITQQSINPQIVTGNGKNVIVSSNVVVTSESKPTITLTSGKQPVTLTQLTTVQPNTDPSQLVTNTQPQFVQTIRPRGAVDQTVTVGVTNTSTIATRALTPNPQQVVMQPGGQILTQPVRIAPGQQVIAPRPQNVQIRLPDGTTLPPGVVLIKDGMVVGSTASLGQHVTSSQGTIYRTVQSPQVITQSAIRPANTMRLTSPAPIQLRNIQGHGNAAGLPVRPAMTVLTAPGKGNPTLISGLPTSGAVGSNTIVGQPSAGVTLTSANLDSVKKCKNFLTTLIKLAANANQPPNTVQNVKDLVQNLVDGKIEPEEFTLKLQKELKSSPQPYLVPFLKKSLPLLRQTLKGPLLAPQAPGTSIMTPGVGVAQPNLMSSVATTNQKTVTGHKTINLNLNHVQLLPQGAAKSQFITPAPPRLQAPTPRSIAGQNLIHANTLVNHIRAAVNPGTVILNQARIQAAHRMSAVAAKAGAAATPPRDKGNKHTFRDDDDINDVASMAGVNLMEENARILATNSELIGTQIRSCKDEAFLGSKPLHTKINMLCAKHGLGDTTADVVNLISHATQQRLKDLVEKLDVVSLHRTEIYKTDSRYEEASDVRSQMKFFEQLDSLERKRRDEQERELLLRAAKSRSKQEDPEQLRLKQKAKEMQQKEMDQARMYNANMVALDAIGPRKRKRDSFAAGGLSSGGIGSSALSGSSPSVARTQIRRVKRVTLRDLLFVLEQERETRKSDILYRGYLK; encoded by the exons TGCAGCCCGTCCAGCCCGCCACAACTACAATTCAAAACTCGCACTCAACCGGGGCTAAAGAGGTCGTATCTGGACATGTATTTCCAAACAAAACGGTCGTGTCTATAGCTCCAATTCAAGTTTCTAGTCCGCAGGTTTCAACCCCTGGTGTTGTAGTGAGTACAGAAAATAAACCAGTACAAAAAACCACTGTTCCAACAACTTGTGTAAGAATTATAACACTTCCCACAAGTGGTGGAGGAACTGTTTTGGCTTCTGAAAACAGCATTGCTACAGTCAACCTTTCAGACTCTGCTAAAAATATTATGAGGCCAAGTAGGACTACACAAGCAATAACACAACAGAGTATAAATCCACAAATAGTAACTGGAAACGGAAAGAATGTCATTGTCAGTAGTAACGTGGTTGTTACTTCAGAAAGTAAGCCTACAATAACGTTAACGTCGGGTAAACAACCGGTTACGTTGACGCAGTTAACTACGGTTCAACCAAATACTGATCCCTCACAACTTGTAACAAACACACAGCCACAATTTGTGCAAACTATTCGCCCAAGAGGGGCAGTTGATCAAACCGTGACAGTCGGAGTAACAAATACAAGTACGATAGCTACACGGGCGTTAACGCCGAATCCGCAACAAGTTGTAATGCAACCTGGAGGTCAGATATTGACGCAGCCTGTTAGAATTGCGCCTGGTCAACAGGTCATTGCACCAAGGCCGCAGAACGTTCAAATACGATTACCCGATGGAACAACATTACCCCCAGGAGTTGTTCTCATTAAGGACGGCATGGTAGTTGGAAGTACTGCTTCGTTAGGTCAACATGTTACTAGTTCGCAAGGAACAATTTATAGAACTGTTCAG aGTCCACAAGTTATAACACAGTCTGCAATACGTCCTGCCAATACAATGAGGTTGACTTCACCGGCTCCTATACAACTTCGAAATATACAAGGACATGGAAACGCAGCCGGTTTACCCGTACGGCCGGCAATGACGGTGCTAACAGCTCCTGGCAAAGGAAACCCAACACTTATCAGTGGCTTACCCACTTCTGGGGCTGTTGGTTCAAATACTATAGTAGGTCAGCCGTCTGCTGGCGTGACCTTGACCTCTGCGAACTTGGACagtgtaaaaaaatgtaaaaactttTTAACGACTTTGATCAAATTGGCGGCGAATGCAAATCAGCCACCGAATACAGTTCAGAATGTGAAGGATTTAGTTCAAAATTTAGTG GATGGAAAGATTGAACCTGAGGAATTTACATTGAAATTACAGAAGGAGTTAAAGTCTTCACCTCAACCCTACTTAGTGCCTTTTCTTAAG AAAAGTTTACCTCTTCTGAGACAGACGTTAAAGGGGCCTTTATTAGCTCCACAGGCGCCAGGAACCTCTATCATGACCCCAGGAGTCGGTGTTGCACAACCTAACCTCATGTCTTCTGTTGCAACCACCAACCAGAAAACTGTTACTGGACACAAAACCATTAACCTGAATCTCAACCATGTGCAACTGTTACCACAGGGTGCAGCTAAGAGCCAGTTTATAACACCAGCACCACCTAGGTTACAA GCTCCAACGCCACGAAGTATAGCGGGTCAGAATTTGATTCATGCCAACACGCTGGTCAATCACATTCGGGCTGCCGTAAACCCAGGCACTGTGATACTCAACCAGGCAAGGATACAAGCAGCACATCGAATGTCAGCTGTTGCCGCTAAAGCTGGTGCTGCAGCTACACCACCGAGGGATAAAGGAAATAAACATACCTTCAG GGATGATGATGACATTAATGATGTGGCATCAATGGCAGGAGTGAATCTAATGGAAGAGAATGCTCGTATCTTAGCAACAAATTCCGAACTGATTGGTACCCAAATTCGTTCCTGTAAAGATGAAGCATTTTTAGGATCAAAACCTTTACATACCAAGATCAATATGTTGT GTGCTAAGCATGGTCTTGGGGACACAACAGCAGACGTTGTTAATCTTATATCACACGCAACGCAGCAGAGACTGAAAGATTTAGTAGAGAAATTAGATGTAGTGTCACTTCATAGGACTGAAATTTATAAG ACTGACTCTCGGTACGAAGAAGCCAGTGATGTACGTAGTCAAATGAAATTCTTCGAGCAGCTTGATTCATTAGAAAGAAAACGTAGAGATGAACAAGAGAGGGAATTGTTATTACGAGCTGCTAAg AGTCGTTCCAAACAAGAAGATCCAGAGCAGCTTCGATTAAAACAAAAGGCAAAAGAGATGCAACAAAAAGAGATGGACCAAGCGAGGATGTACAATGCTAACATGGTTGCATTGGATGCTATTGGACCGCGGAAACGCAAACGAGACTCATTTGCAGCTGGAGGCCTATCATCG GGTGGAATAGGGTCATCTGCGCTTTCTGGTAGCTCACCATCCGTTGCTAGAACTCAA ATTCGCCGTGTGAAGAGAGTGACGCTTCGAGATCTATTATTTGTACTTGAACAAGAACGAGAGACAAGGAAATCGGACATCCTTTACCGTGGCTACCTCAAGTAG